A stretch of the Vanacampus margaritifer isolate UIUO_Vmar chromosome 6, RoL_Vmar_1.0, whole genome shotgun sequence genome encodes the following:
- the dnajb9a gene encoding dnaJ homolog subfamily B member 9a: protein MANAQSALKMAVCLLVMAELLLAKKDYYDILGVPKDATERQIKKAFHRLAMRYHPDKNNSPDAEVRFREIAEAYEVLSDATRRREYDQFGGDASYFTARAQQSRSEHQPFSFKFDDIFKDFDMYGHNNRQARHRQHFDERSQRESSHGRHKRHFQGAGVFGDLFDDIEKMFAFHRHPTQTESVYRATSKQHCRTVTQRRGNMVTTYTDCTAS, encoded by the exons ATGGCCAACGCTCAGTCTGCTCTGAAGATGGCCGTGTGCCTCCTCGTGATGGCAGAGCTGCTTCTTGCCAAGAAGGACTACTACGACATACTGGGAGTTCCAAAAGACGCCACTGAGCGGCAGATAAAGAAAGCTTTTCACAGGCTCGCCATGAGGTATCACCCTGATAAGAACAATAGCCCCGACGCTGAAGTGAGATTCAGAGAAATTGCAGAAG cttatGAGGTGTTATCTGACGCAACCAGAAGACGAGAGTATGACCAGTTTGGTGGCGATGCCTCCTATTTCACAGCACGGGCGCAGCAAAGCCGGAGCGAGCACCAACCTTTCAGCTTCAAATTTGACGACATCTTCAAGGACTTTGACATGTACGGCCACAACAACAGGCAAGCCCGGCACAGGCAACACTTTGATGAACGTTCCCAGAGGGAATCATCCCACGGGCGACACAAAAGACACTTTCAAGGAGCCGGCGTCTTTGGAGACCTGTTCGACGACATCGAGAAGATGTTCGCCTTCCACAGGCACCCCACACAGACTGAAAGCGTGTACCGCGCTACGTCCAAACAGCACTGTAGAACAGTGACGCAGCGCAGAGGGAATATGGTGACcacgtacacagactgcactgCATCTTAG